One part of the Solanum dulcamara chromosome 3, daSolDulc1.2, whole genome shotgun sequence genome encodes these proteins:
- the LOC129881876 gene encoding pathogenesis-related protein STH-2-like: MGVITYTHETTTPVAPTRLFKALVVDSDNLIPKLMPQVKNIEAEGDGSIKKMNFVEGSPIKYLKHKIHLVDDKNLVTKYSMIEGDVLGDKLESISYDLKFEVAGNGGCVCKSITEYHTKGDYVLKEEEHNEGKNQGMELFKIVEAYLLANPSVYA; encoded by the exons ATGGGTGTCATAACCTATACACATGAGACCACAACACCAGTTGCCCCTACTAGGTTGTTCAAAGCTTTGGTTGTTGATTCTGACAATCTTATCCCTAAGTTGATGCCACAAGTTAAGAATATTGAGGCTGAGGGAGATGGAAGCATCAAGAAGATGAACTTTGTTGAAG GTTCACCAATCAAGTATTTGAAGCACAAGATCCATCTTGTTGATGACAAGAATTTGGTGACCAAGTATTCAATGATTGAAGGAGATGTTCTTGGAGACAAACTGGAATCCATTTCCTATGATCTCAAATTTGAAGTTGCTGGAAATGGAGGATGTGTTTGCAAGTCCATAACTGAGTACCACACAAAAGGTGATTATGTGTTGAAGGAAGAAGAACACAATGAAGGCAAAAATCAAGGCATGGAACTTTTCAAGATTGTTGAAGCATACCTCCTCGCCAATCCTTCTGTCTATGCTTAA
- the LOC129883184 gene encoding succinate-semialdehyde dehydrogenase, mitochondrial isoform X2 gives MTTNTQSVAAKLNSCGLLRSQALIGGKWVDAYDGKTIKVHNPATGEVITDVPCMGGRETNDAISSAYDAFSSWSKLTAAERSRYLRKWYDLIMAHKEELGQLMTLEQGKPLKEAIGEVSYGANFIEFSAEEGKRIYGDIIPSPLADRRLFVLKQPVGVVGAITPWNFPLAMITRKVGPALACGCTVVIKPSELTPLTALAAAELSIQAGIPPGVVNVVMGNAPDIGDALLASPQVRKITFTGSTKVGKKLMEGAAATVKKVSLELGGNAPCIIFDDADLEVALKGALATKFRNTGQTCVCANRILVQEGIYDKFANAFAKAVQSMKVGDGFSEGVEQGPLINEAAVQKVESFVEEATSKGAKVLVGGKRHSLGMTFYEPTVVTGVNNEMLLSKEEVFGPVAPLLKFKTDEEAIQMANDTNAGLAAYIFSRDIKRAWRVTEALEYGIVGVNEGLVSTEVAPFGGVKQSGLGREGSKYGLDEYLEMKYVCLGSMS, from the coding sequence ATGACGACGAACACACAAAGTGTTGCTGCTAAGCTGAACAGCTGTGGATTGTTGCGGAGTCAGGCTCTTATTGGAGGGAAATGGGTGGATGCATATGATGGGAAGACTATAAAGGTACACAATCCTGCAACAGGGGAGGTAATAACAGATGTGCCATGCATGGGCGGGAGGGAGACGAACGATGCAATTTCTTCTGCCTATGATGCATTTAGTTCATGGAGCAAACTTACTGCCGCTGAAAGGAGCAGATATTTAAGGAAGTGGTATGATTTGATAATGGCTCATAAAGAAGAACTTGGACAGCTTATGACACTAGAGCAAGGGAAGCCTCTGAAAGAGGCTATTGGTGAAGTTAGTTATGGGGCTAATTTTATTGAGTTCTCCGCTGAAGAGGGTAAACGTATATATGGTGACATCATTCCATCACCATTAGCAGACAGGCGGTTATTTGTTTTAAAGCAACCAGTTGGTGTTGTTGGTGCAATTACACCGTGGAATTTTCCATTGGCTATGATTACCCGAAAGGTTGGCCCTGCTCTTGCTTGTGGTTGTACAGTGGTGATAAAACCTTCTGAACTCACACCTTTGACTGCTTTAGCAGCAGCTGAACTCTCCATTCAAGCTGGAATACCACCGGGCGTAGTGAATGTTGTTATGGGAAATGCACCTGATATTGGAGACGCACTGCTTGCAAGCCCACAGGTAAGAAAAATTACATTCACAGGTTCAACCAAGGTTGGGAAAAAATTGATGGAAGGTGCTGCTGCCACCGTTAAAAAGGTATCTCTTGAGCTAGGCGGTAATGCACCTTGCATCATCTTTGATGATGCAGATCTTGAAGTAGCTTTGAAAGGAGCTCTGGCGACAAAGTTCCGTAACACTGGACAAACATGTGTATGTGCGAATAGAATACTTGTGCAAGAAGGGATATATGATAAATTTGCAAATGCTTTTGCAAAAGCTGTCCAAAGCATGAAAGTTGGAGATGGTTTCAGTGAAGGTGTGGAGCAAGGCCCTCTAATCAATGAAGCAGCAGTACAGAAGGTTGAATCTTTTGTAGAAGAAGCTACTTCGAAGGGAGCCAAAGTCCTCGTTGGTGGGAAGAGACACAGCCTTGGCATGACTTTCTACGAGCCTACAGTCGTAACTGGAGTTAATAATGAGATGCTCTTGTCAAAGGAGGAAGTATTTGGGCCAGTCGCCCCTCTTTTGAAGTTCAAAACAGATGAAGAAGCAATCCAAATGGCTAACGACACCAATGCTGGTTTAGCTGCTTATATATTCTCAAGAGATATTAAAAGAGCTTGGCGTGTCACTGAAGCTCTCGAATATGGAATTGTCGGAGTTAATGAAGGACTAGTTTCAACTGAGGTAGCTCCATTTGGAGGCGTGAAACAATCAGGTCTTGGCCGCGAAGGTTCTAAATACGGGTTGGATGAATATTTAGAGATGAAGTATGTGTGCTTGGGAAGTATGAGCTAA
- the LOC129883722 gene encoding putative disease resistance protein At3g14460 yields MHNLIHDLTKEVADREFLSISTTEDTEVVPEQTLHASCLFQIDGSSVFPSDFYRKHIKLRTFIYLNGSPYSVMNNSTLERMISSFERLRVPHLCQLQIELLPQSLGGLKHLRYLAICSESIVTLPNSITKLHNLQILKLVNCNKLKKLPRDIWRLVSLRRLVCRFCHSLTHLPSGLWQLAGLMHLDFYYCLSLEDMPPGIDQLTSLRTLTSFIIGKESCISGLASDKLNELKGHVDLRSRLTIKFMGRAHAIGERTPTDVVNVETMRMMILELIR; encoded by the coding sequence ATGCACAATCTTATTCATGATCTCACGAAAGAAGTTGCAGATAGAGAGTTCTTAAGTATCAGTACAACTGAAGATACAGAAGTTGTACCAGAACAAACTCTCCATGCTTCTTGTTTATTCCAGATCGATGGTTCATCGGTATTTCCCAGTGACTTCTATAGGAAGCATATCAAGTTGCGGACATTTATTTACCTAAATGGTTCCCCATACAGTGTCATGAACAATTCAACCTTGGAGAGAATGATTTCAAGTTTTGAACGTTTGCGCGTTCCACATCTATGTCAGCTGCAGATAGAACTTCTGCCTCAATCTTTAGGTGGACTGAAGCATCTAAGATATCTTGCTATTTGTTCTGAGAGCATTGTTACTTTACCAAATTCCATcacaaaattgcataatttacAAATTTTAAAGTTGGTTAATTGCAATAAACTCAAAAAGTTGCCAAGAGATATTTGGAGATTGGTGAGCCTTCGACGTTTGGTATGTAGATTCTGCCACTCATTAACCCATCTTCCATCAGGACTTTGGCAGTTGGCAGGTCTCATGCATTTGGATTTTTATTATTGCTTATCCCTGGAAGATATGCCACCTGGAATTGACCAATTGACGTCTCTACGGACATTGACAAGTTTTATCATAGGCAAAGAAAGTTGCATATCTGGTCTGGCAAGTGACAAGTTGAATGAACTAAAAGGCCATGTTGATCTCAGAAGTAGATTAACCATTAAATTCATGGGACGAGCCCATGCAATTGGAGAAAGAACACCGACAGATGTAGTGAATGTGGAAACCATGAGGATGATGATACTGGAGCTGATCCGATAA
- the LOC129881875 gene encoding uncharacterized protein LOC129881875 produces MLKLTKRNLPWQQLRRLSTAIRQSVEDEGDWFYSSEWWGTNSGGDTVFRSISDKGNGVVSVVAYPSSRPENCYWGRAENWLQKRYKKIYPGHEHEGNFKILGYQWRNLHFNDDTRQSTVKIMAAYRDSHPGSIYLMQQAECLAVPYVKSMVSAGLATIASCKYDLESAVCGRKPMKILCIGHGGGSIPLFLASKIQGAEVHIAEIDPVVISASVQAMGFPSYTVMTSSGSRAHSTPDPIQEFQWKGIHERIQLHEADAEKFLLENKNLYDLVFIDAYDGEDIFPHALWDTHSPFLNALADQLHPEHGTVVVNLHSDVDFRDADFSPPGSHLLPMGKYISKVCRSYKEVLLGSKSSYNGLAYVVSVPWVCNTSLVVSRGLEKSNRDMVMRTIMSRSLVVENILDLPFSCMQYLKRGFTLVN; encoded by the exons ATGTTGAAGTTAACAAAACGGAATTTGCCATGGCAGCAGCTGAGACGATTATCAACGGCGATTCGTCAAAGTGTAGAAGATGAAGGCGACTGGTTTTATTCATCGGAATGGTGGGGCACAAACTCCGGTGGCGACACAGTTTTCCGATCAATTTCCGATAAGGGAAACGGCGTCGTTTCTGTTGTAGCTTACCCTTCTTCCAGACCA gAAAATTGTTATTGGGGAAGAGCAGAGAATTGGCTTCAGAAGAGGTATAAAAAGATATATCCAGGGCATGAACATGAAGGGAATTTCAAGATTCTTGGTTATCAATGGCGGAATCTTCACTTTAATGATGATACTCGTCAAAGCACAGTTAAAATAATGGCTGCTTATAGGGATTCACATCCTGGCTCTATATACTTGATGCAGCAGGCAGAGTGTCTCGCTGTTCCAT ATGTGAAGAGCATGGTCTCTGCTGGGTTGGCTACCATCGCATCTTGTAAATACGATCTTGAAAGTGCAGTTTGTGGGAGAAAACCAATGAAAATTTTATGCATTGGGCATGGCGGAGGAAGCATACCGTTGTTTTTGGCTAGTAAAATCCAAG GTGCTGAAGTGCACATAGCTGAAATCGATCCTGTGGTAATCTCAGCATCAGTCCAAGCAATGGGGTTCCCATCTTACACAGTTATGACCTCATCTGGTAGCCGTGCACACTCAACTCCTGATCCTATCCAAGAATTCCAATGGAAAGGCATTCATGAGAGGATTCAATTACACGAAGCAGATGCCGAGAAGTTTCTCCTCGAGAACAAAAATCTTTATGATCTTGTTTTCATCGACGCATATGACGGGGAAGATATCTTTCCTCACGCCTTGTGGGATACACACTCTCCATTCCTCAATGCTCTCGCGGATCAACTTCACCCCGAGCATGGAACGGTTGTCGTAAACCTTCACTCAGATGTAGACTTCAGGGATGCTGATTTCAGTCCACCTGGTTCTCACCTTTTGCCAATGGGGAAGTATATTTCGAAAGTGTGCAGATCATATAAAGAAGTTTTGTTAGGGAGTAAGAGTTCCTATAATGGTCTGGCTTATGTAGTTTCTGTGCCTTGGGTATGTAATACCTCTCTTGTTGTGAGCAGAGGTTTAGAGAAATCTAATAGGGATATGGTTATGAGGACTATCATGTCTAGATCCCTAGTTGTTGAGAATATTCTTGACTTACCATTTTCTTGTATGCAATATCTGAAACGAGGTTTTACTCTGGTGAATTAA
- the LOC129883185 gene encoding uncharacterized protein LOC129883185 — protein MYPRVKVRVQKEEDDQYAYQSLPSLKAFESLSITDFSSSDDSPTSVVRIPRACILSPDRHGLPSSRGRTKDNNQSIFGGSKTNARATSVPRPRAVLSSPDNDQMISTRSKTKAEVLSGLKNHNSCQNRHHIKCKTFPKSIQDSHHTSGNKGSKETDDGKLDSRARSRLVKGYPRGRTHLQEGDQHSVRSKVKQ, from the exons A TGTATCCAAGGGTTAAGGTGAGGGTacagaaagaagaagatgatcAGTATGCTTATCAGTCTTTGCCTTCTTTGAAGGCTTTTGAATCCCTTTCCATAACTGACTTCTCTTCTTCAG ATGATTCTCCTACATCAGTTGTGAGGATACCCCGAGCATGTATCTTAAGCCCAGACAGACATGGGCTTCCATCATCGAGAG GGAGAACCAAGGACAATAACCAAAGCATTTTTGGTGGAAGCAAAACAAATGCAAGGGCCACTTCAGTCCCTCGACCACGTGCAGTCTTATCAAGCCCTG ATAATGATCAAATGATAAGCACGAGGAGCAAGACGAAAGCAGAAGTACTTTCAGGCTTgaagaatcataattcatgtcaaAACAGACATCATATCAAGTGCAAAACTTTTCCAAAATCAATTCAAGATTCACATCATACAAGTGGAAATAAGGGCTCAAAAGAGACGGATGATGGGAAACTTGATTCTCGAGCAAGATCAAGGCTAGTGAAAGGTTATCCACGTGGAAGAACACACCTTCAGGAAGGAGATCAACATTCTGTTCGTTCAAAAGTAAAACAGTAA
- the LOC129883184 gene encoding succinate-semialdehyde dehydrogenase, mitochondrial isoform X1, with amino-acid sequence MMQMIRVRTRMAFSACAMLYRSSISGPVRLMTTNTQSVAAKLNSCGLLRSQALIGGKWVDAYDGKTIKVHNPATGEVITDVPCMGGRETNDAISSAYDAFSSWSKLTAAERSRYLRKWYDLIMAHKEELGQLMTLEQGKPLKEAIGEVSYGANFIEFSAEEGKRIYGDIIPSPLADRRLFVLKQPVGVVGAITPWNFPLAMITRKVGPALACGCTVVIKPSELTPLTALAAAELSIQAGIPPGVVNVVMGNAPDIGDALLASPQVRKITFTGSTKVGKKLMEGAAATVKKVSLELGGNAPCIIFDDADLEVALKGALATKFRNTGQTCVCANRILVQEGIYDKFANAFAKAVQSMKVGDGFSEGVEQGPLINEAAVQKVESFVEEATSKGAKVLVGGKRHSLGMTFYEPTVVTGVNNEMLLSKEEVFGPVAPLLKFKTDEEAIQMANDTNAGLAAYIFSRDIKRAWRVTEALEYGIVGVNEGLVSTEVAPFGGVKQSGLGREGSKYGLDEYLEMKYVCLGSMS; translated from the coding sequence ATGATGCAAATGATTCGTGTGCGTACCAGAATGGCGTTTTCTGCTTGTGCGATGTTATATCGTTCCTCAATTTCAGGTCCTGTACGTTTAATGACGACGAACACACAAAGTGTTGCTGCTAAGCTGAACAGCTGTGGATTGTTGCGGAGTCAGGCTCTTATTGGAGGGAAATGGGTGGATGCATATGATGGGAAGACTATAAAGGTACACAATCCTGCAACAGGGGAGGTAATAACAGATGTGCCATGCATGGGCGGGAGGGAGACGAACGATGCAATTTCTTCTGCCTATGATGCATTTAGTTCATGGAGCAAACTTACTGCCGCTGAAAGGAGCAGATATTTAAGGAAGTGGTATGATTTGATAATGGCTCATAAAGAAGAACTTGGACAGCTTATGACACTAGAGCAAGGGAAGCCTCTGAAAGAGGCTATTGGTGAAGTTAGTTATGGGGCTAATTTTATTGAGTTCTCCGCTGAAGAGGGTAAACGTATATATGGTGACATCATTCCATCACCATTAGCAGACAGGCGGTTATTTGTTTTAAAGCAACCAGTTGGTGTTGTTGGTGCAATTACACCGTGGAATTTTCCATTGGCTATGATTACCCGAAAGGTTGGCCCTGCTCTTGCTTGTGGTTGTACAGTGGTGATAAAACCTTCTGAACTCACACCTTTGACTGCTTTAGCAGCAGCTGAACTCTCCATTCAAGCTGGAATACCACCGGGCGTAGTGAATGTTGTTATGGGAAATGCACCTGATATTGGAGACGCACTGCTTGCAAGCCCACAGGTAAGAAAAATTACATTCACAGGTTCAACCAAGGTTGGGAAAAAATTGATGGAAGGTGCTGCTGCCACCGTTAAAAAGGTATCTCTTGAGCTAGGCGGTAATGCACCTTGCATCATCTTTGATGATGCAGATCTTGAAGTAGCTTTGAAAGGAGCTCTGGCGACAAAGTTCCGTAACACTGGACAAACATGTGTATGTGCGAATAGAATACTTGTGCAAGAAGGGATATATGATAAATTTGCAAATGCTTTTGCAAAAGCTGTCCAAAGCATGAAAGTTGGAGATGGTTTCAGTGAAGGTGTGGAGCAAGGCCCTCTAATCAATGAAGCAGCAGTACAGAAGGTTGAATCTTTTGTAGAAGAAGCTACTTCGAAGGGAGCCAAAGTCCTCGTTGGTGGGAAGAGACACAGCCTTGGCATGACTTTCTACGAGCCTACAGTCGTAACTGGAGTTAATAATGAGATGCTCTTGTCAAAGGAGGAAGTATTTGGGCCAGTCGCCCCTCTTTTGAAGTTCAAAACAGATGAAGAAGCAATCCAAATGGCTAACGACACCAATGCTGGTTTAGCTGCTTATATATTCTCAAGAGATATTAAAAGAGCTTGGCGTGTCACTGAAGCTCTCGAATATGGAATTGTCGGAGTTAATGAAGGACTAGTTTCAACTGAGGTAGCTCCATTTGGAGGCGTGAAACAATCAGGTCTTGGCCGCGAAGGTTCTAAATACGGGTTGGATGAATATTTAGAGATGAAGTATGTGTGCTTGGGAAGTATGAGCTAA